Proteins encoded by one window of Pelecanus crispus isolate bPelCri1 chromosome 8, bPelCri1.pri, whole genome shotgun sequence:
- the ZNF319 gene encoding zinc finger protein 319, translating into MSESWQQQQQQPQQPPPPQQHHAGAAALPEHSIPPSAADNPLGCAVYGILLQPDPGLQHHQHAPIQGGEPSHKCGVCGHDLAHLSNPHEHQCLPGHDRSFQCTQCLKIFHQATDLLEHQCIQVEQKPFVCGVCKMGFSLLTSLAQHHNVHNGNAMKCSICEKTYKPPEAEHSQPPDPSEKPYSCSICQKTFKHLSELSRHERIHTGEKPYKCTLCDKSFSQSSHLVHHKRTHSSERPYKCTVCEKTFKHRSHLVRHMYAHSGEHLFKCNICELHFKESSELLQHPCTPSGERPFRCGECQKAFKRPSDLRQHERTHSEERPFKCDLCQMSFKQQYALMRHRRTHKAEEPFKCNLCEKGFVQPSHLVYHQHVHGIENLFKCNVCQKGFNQSSELLRHKCVQNAERPFKCAVCNKSYKRASALQKHQLAHCAEKPLKCTLCERRFFSSSEFVQHRCDPAREKPLKCPDCEKRFKYASDLQRHRRVHTGEKPYKCPSCEKAFKQREHLNKHHSVHAREQQYKCMWCGERFLDLGLLQEHSVQHTAEGAYQVAACLP; encoded by the coding sequence atgTCCgaaagctggcagcagcaacagcagcaaccaCAGCAGCCGCCACCACCACAGCAGCACCACgctggggcagctgccctcCCAGAGCACTCCATCCCACCCAGCGCTGCTGACAACCCCTTGGGCTGTGCCGTCTATGGcatcctgctccagccagaCCCTGGTctgcagcaccaccagcacGCCCCCATCCAGGGTGGAGAGCCGTCCCACAAATGTGGTGTGTGTGGCCATGACCTCGCTCACCTCTCCAACCCCCATGAGCACCAGTGCTTGCCAGGCCATGACCGCTCTTTCCAGTGTACCCAGTGCCTGAAGATCTTCCACCAGGCCACCGACCTTCTCGAACACCAGTGCATCCAGGTGGAGCAGAAGCCCTTCGTGTGCGGTGTCTGCAAGATGGGCTTCTCCCTCCTGACCTCACTGGCGCAGCACCACAATGTCCACAACGGCAATGCCATGAAGTGCTCTATCTGTGAGAAGACCTACAAGCCTCCTGAGGCAGAGCATTCACAGCCTCCCGACCCCTCGGAAAAGCCCTACAGCTGCTCTATCTGTCAGAAAACCTTCAAGCACCTCTCGGAGCTGTCCCGGCACGAGCGCATCCACACAGGTGAGAAGCCGTACAAGTGCACGCTGTGCGACAAGAGCTTTAGCCAGTCGTCCCACCTGGTGCACCACAAACGGACGCACAGCTCAGAGCGGCCCTACAAGTGCACAGTGTGCGAGAAGACCTTCAAGCACCGCTCCCACCTGGTGCGCCACATGTATGCGCACTCTGGGGAGCACCTCTTCAAGTGCAACATCTGTGAGCTACACTTCAAGGAGTCAtcggagctgctgcagcaccccTGCACGCCCAGCGGGGAACGGCCCTTCCGCTGTGGTGAGTGCCAAAAGGCCTTCAAGCGTCCCTCGGACCTGCGGCAGCACGAGCGCACACACAGCGAGGAGCGGCCCTTCAAGTGTGACCTCTGCCAGATGAGCTTCAAGCAGCAGTACGCGCTCATGCGTCATCGCCGAACGCATAAGGCTGAGGAGCCCTTCAAGTGCAACCTGTGTGAGAAGGGCTTTGTGCAGCCCTCGCACTTGGTGTACCACCAGCATGTGCATGGCATAGAAAACCTCTTCAAGTGCAACGTGTGCCAGAAAGGCTTCAACCAGTCCTCAGAGCTGCTGCGGCACAAGTGTGTGCAGAATGCAGAGCGGCCCTTCAAGTGCGCAGTGTGCAACAAGTCCTACAAGCGGGCCTCGGCTCTGCAGAAGCACCAGCTGGCCCATTGCGCTGAGAAGCCGCTCAAGTGCACGCTCTGCGAGAGAcgtttcttctcctcctctgagTTTGTGCAGCACCGCTGCGACCCGGCCCGTGAGAAGCCCCTCAAGTGCCCCGACTGTGAAAAGCGGTTCAAGTACGCCTCGGACCTGCAGCGCCACCGGCGTGTGCACACGGGTGAGAAGCCCTACAAGTGCCCCTCCTGTGAGAAGGCCTTCAAGCAGCGCGAGCACCTCAACAAGCACCACAGTGTGCACGCCCGGGAGCAGCAGTACAAGTGCATGTGGTGCGGGGAGCGGTTCCTGGACTTgggcctgctgcaggagcacagtGTCCAGCACACGGCTGAGGGCGCCTACCAGGTGGCTGCCTGCTTGCCGTGA